Proteins from a genomic interval of Quercus robur chromosome 9, dhQueRobu3.1, whole genome shotgun sequence:
- the LOC126700314 gene encoding stellacyanin translates to MAKRLPVYVLVILSLALTCTATTYTVGDNSGWDISSNLQTWEKNKTFDVGDVLIFQFSSSNSLEEVTQENFNTCNTTNVLEAYTNGNTTITLTKPGPMYFISGNKLYCLGGQKLQVNVENNQAYSPAIAPEAASGSNLPQPSSKSNLPTSSGVMLMHGGWGTLMSVSLGFIMAIVSS, encoded by the exons ATGGCGAAGCGGCTTCCAGTCTATGTTCTTGTCATCCTTAGCTTGGCATTAACATGCACTGCTACGACGTATACGGTGGGGGATAATTCTGGCTGGGACATAAGCTCTAATCTTCAAACCTGGGAGAAGAACAAGACATTTGACGTTGGTGATGTTCTAA ttTTCCAATTTTCTTCATCTAATAGTCTAGAAGAAGTGACACAAGAAAATTTCAACACATGCAACACCACCAATGTATTGGAAGCCTATACAAACGGGAACACAACAATCACATTGACAAAACCAGGTCCAATGTATTTCATATCTGGTAACAAGTTATATTGCCTTGGAGGGCAGAAGCTCCAAGTGAATGTAGAAAACAATCAAGCATATTCTCCAGCCATTGCACCTGAGGCAGCATCTGGGTCTAATCTTCCACAGCCTTCTTCAAAGAGCAACCTTCCTACTTCAAGTGGGGTTATGCTTATGCATGGTGGATGGGGTACTCTTATGTCTGTTTCACTAGGTTTTATAATGGCTATTGTGTCAAGTTAG
- the LOC126699931 gene encoding 2-oxoglutarate-dependent dioxygenase 21, chloroplastic, translating into MEFSHGSNMGNDESSSSFSTGKSAQERGLSHVPESYVIPTSHDPNLHPETAKVPVVDLSGFRHVSAQRSLIIQDIKNACHRMGFFQIINHGISQSLMDGALSSAFGFFNLSTPEKMKLMSNDIHKPVRYGTSIKDEIDNIQFWRVFLKHYAHPLEDWIHSWPANPPYYREKMGNYCSEVRKLGIELMGAITESLGLGSAYSSDKMNEGMQVMAVNCYPPCPNPNVAVLGLPPHSDYSCLTIVLQSSPGLEIMDMEEGKWGIVPKLHGALQVHVGDHLEVLSNGLYKGVVHRAVLNCDGTRISIASLMSLGFDEKMGAGKELVDEQHPKRYKESSFGDFLNFLSANDIGEGKAFIDTLKIIK; encoded by the exons ATGGAGTTTAGTCACGGGTCCAACATGGGGAATGATGAGAGTTCTAGCTCATTCTCCACAGGAAAGAGTGCACAAGAGAGGGGTTTGTCACATGTACCTGAGAGTTATGTGATTCCAACCTCTCATGATCCAAATTTGCATCCTGAGACAGCCAAAGTGCCTGTTGTTGACTTGTCTGGGTTCAGACACGTCTCAGCACAACGGTCCCTTATCATACAAGACATTAAAAATGCTTGCCACCGTATGGGTTTCTTTCAG ATAATCAATCATGGAATCAGCCAATCGTTGATGGATGGAGCTCTATCTTCAGCATTCGGTTTCTTCAACTTGTCAACCCCAGAGAAGATGAAGTTAATGTCCAACGATATACACAAGCCTGTTAGGTATGGAACAAGCATTAAGGATGAGATCGACAATATCCAGTTTTGGAGGGTCTTTCTTAAACATTATGCACATCCCTTGGAGGATTGGATTCATTCTTGGCCAGCTAATCCACCTTATTACAG GGAAAAGATGGGAAACTATTGTTCGGAGGTGAGGAAATTAGGCATAGAACTAATGGGAGCAATCACAGAGAGCCTGGGCTTAGGTTCAGCATATTCAAGTGACAAAATGAATGAGGGAATGCAAGTCATGGCAGTCAATTGCTACCCACCGTGCCCAAATCCAAATGTTGCAGTACTAGGGTTGCCTCCACATTCGGACTACAGCTGCTTAACCATTGTTCTTCAGAGCTCACCAGGCCTTGAAATCATGGATATGGAGGAAGGAAAATGGGGTATAGTCCCGAAGCTTCATGGGGCTTTACAGGTTCATGTGGGTGACCATCTTGAGGTACTAAGCAATGGCTTGTACAAGGGTGTAGTACATAGGGCTGTACTCAATTGTGATGGGACTAGAATCTCCATTGCTAGCCTAATGAGTTTGGGCTTCGATGAGAAGATGGGTGCAGGCAAAGAGCTTGTGGATGAACAACATCCAAAGAGGTATAAAGAAAGTAGTTTCGGagattttctcaattttctctCCGCCAATGACATTGGAGAGGGAAAAGCTTTCATTGACACTCTGAAGATTATAAAATAG